The sequence below is a genomic window from Felis catus isolate Fca126 chromosome A2, F.catus_Fca126_mat1.0, whole genome shotgun sequence.
CCTCCGCAAGCATCCCTGCTGGGCGGGCAACAGCTACTGCTAGACTGGGGACTGTCCTCTCTTCGCTTGGTCTACAAAGCTTGAAGACGGCTATGGAGACCGATACTCCCCCGTGTCAGCTGATCCCCCAAGTAGGAGAGGCCCCAGGCAGAAACTTCAGTAGGCACAGAGGGTACAAAGGTCAGCAGCCATGTCCCAGTACAGTCGCGTGCTTACCCTCTGGTAATCCTGCTCCTTCTGGATCTGTTCCACCTGATCAAGCAGCTGTCGAGCTCGGAGCTGCAGTTCTGTCAGTTTATCCTTGGCGGCAATCTCGGGGTAGTTGTTGGCATGCTCCCCACCCTGGATGTCTAGGTGCACACGCTACAAAGACACGGGGTGAGTGCCCCAGGGTCCTAAGGTCAGAAACCCTCTGAGGTTACAGTGTCTGAGCCCAGGGGGCCTCCGACTCTGTTCCAGGCTACAGAACCTCCTCTGGTCCCTGGCTGTGGGATAGGAGTGCTGCGTCTGTCTCCCTGTGACCGTGTCACAAAGTGTCACAAACAACAATGGTCATGAACTCAAAACTTGACAAAATCAAACTCAAGATTCTGTGGCCAAAGAGAACATTCTCTTACCAGTCTGCCGCCAGCAAAGAGGGACATCCTGGTGGAGTTGGAATGCAGGCAGATCTGGTGGTCACCAGGAGTGTGGGAAGTAAAGGTGAAGCGGCCCTCCGAGCCATACTGCCGGGACAGCACCAACTGCAACAGGACAGAGAGAGCCCCTACCTGTACTGTCACCTGTCCCAGGGCACGCTCACGTCCTCTGAGCTCCGCGCGTCCCAGACAGCTCTAGCGAAGGAAGCCCGACGGAGTCTGCAAAgcgcccctgccccagcctgagCACGGCCAGCGGGGGCCCTACCTTGCCTTCGGGATCCTTCACCTCCACATGCATGCCCAGGCCCGGGGTCGAGGGCAGAAAGACTTCCTTCTGCTTGTCCCACATCTGGGTGCGGTAGTTCCCTGCGGAGCAGACAGAGCCGTCACGACCCGCCTGCTCCGCGCGACTCCCACGCTCCGCGGGGCGCCGTGACCGCGTCTGGGGGACACGCAGGGCCCTGTCCTCCCTCGCCCCGCCTGACCGATGACCATGGTCTCGTCGGGGATCTCCTCGATGAAGCAGCGCTTCTCGGTCTCGCCGATGTGGAAATAGAGGCCCCGGGCGCCAGCTGCGCACAGCGCGAGCAGCAGCAGCGCCGGTCGTCCCATCGCCCGCCGCCACCCACCCAGACACCTGCCAACGAACGCCCTCGGCCCGCCGCGCATGCGCGCGCCTGCGCCCCAGTCCCGGCGCCGCAGCGGGGCCAGACGCAAAGTGCGCATGCGCTGTGACGCCGGCCCTGCGTCCGTCCGGGTCCGCGGGTCTTCCAGGCCGTGCAACACGGCCGAAGAGGAGAATGCGCATGCGGGGGACGCCCGGGGCCCCTTCCCGCTTCCCCGGAGTTGTTGCTCTCCTCGACAGATACCTAGCGTGCCCTCCTGCGCCCCACTTCCAAGAGACGCTGCGCAGCCGGGGTCGGAGCTCGCGCGCTGATTCGCTCGCTCCCCGACTCTTCGCCTGGCGTCGGGTCCCGCCTGCGTGGGGGGCGTCGCGAGCACTGGCGGGGCCAGTGCTGGGGCCCCGTCCCGCGCAGGGGAAAGGGTAGGGGCGGCTGGAGCTAGTGGGGCTCTGGCGTGACCCGCGGTTGTGCCGACGTTTACCGACCCTTGCGTCGGAGACACTGGCTGAGCGGGTGCGGGGACAGAGACCACGTTGACCGGTACGGGGACTGATGGCGACAAGGGTCCCTTAGTCAAGATTTTACTGGACCCTGGGCCTGCGGGGTGAGATGTGGCGACGGCCTCGTTTTGTACCCGCAGTCCCCGTGGCTTTCTCAGCCTGTGGACTGCTCGCTGTCCCCAAGGTGAAGATTTGGGACGTGCGTGACCTGGATTCGGGCTGTCGGGCCGCTGGGAGGTACACCTGGGGCCTAGCGCGGTTGTGCTGAGCGCCTTCCTGCTAAACACGAAGAAACCCTGCAATACCGTTCTTGCCGAGCTGGGCAGCAACACTCCTGGGGATTAAAGAACGCGGTCGGCAAGGCAGGGCCTCCCAGGCAACTCTAGTGGGGGAGGACCCAAAGCctctttttaaatctctcttcttCTGAACCTGGAAATTTGGGTTTGGCATGAAACCTCCAGGTTTTTAAATATAGTATGTGGCTCACTTCTGTCTAATGGAACGGACAGTGAACACACTCTGGCCACGTTGGGCAGTCTGACCTCCGGTCAAATCTCGGGCCAGGCTTCGGGTTATAGGACTCTCCCTGCCTGCTGTTGCGGCTCTCCCTTGTCCTTTCGTTGAACGAGCTGGTGCAAACTGGCGAGAATCTGGGCTAGAGAATGAGAAAAACTCAGAACGAGCAGGGCCATGAGGCGTGTTTACATCTAGTAACACCGCCTTCTGCGGGGCGGAGGAAGACGGAAACCAAAGCACACCATTACTGGACATGCAATCACAGCAGAGGGTGCTACATTTTTTATACTTTCcaaacacacataaacatataagTTACAGGCAACATTCATATACTCATCACCTGCCTTCAGCAAAAATCAATTTTTggcctttgtttcattttttcctgcaCTTTTCCCCTGaagtatattaagtatattttttcCAGACATcacatctatttcacccatcagtACTTCAGGGTGTGTCTCTGACAAGgactttacaaaattaaacacaattCTTTAATGCCCTCTAATACTTGGCATATGATAAGTTTCCCCATTGTCTCAGAAAACTTGAGATTGTTTAATCAGGATCCAAACCAGGTAAACCCACTGCATTCATGATAATCTCTTTTAATATGTAACAACTCCCCTCCCGTCTCTGCTGTTGATGATGATGGTGCCATTTATGTACTAAAGCACCTGCATTGTTGGACATCGTGGATTTGGCTGGTTGCATCTACACATGTCATTTGACATGCGTCTGTCACTGCTACATCCTATAAACCATTAAATCCAGAACCTGGGAGGATTTTCAGTAAAACTAAATGTGTGCATACATGACAATCACTACTCCTTTTGAAAGATACTCAAATCGCCTCATAAGACATCCAGTTTCTCTAAGCCCTTTTAACACAGTTCTAGTAGTCTTAAGTGGGTTCCTCGCTTTTGATTTTGAGTGAGAAATggaatttacatttataattttgtgcattttttaaagtttattttgagagagcgcacacatgctcacacaagggaggagcagagagagggagagaatcccaagcagactcctccctgtcagcacagagcctaatgtggggctcaagttcacgaactgaaccatgaaatcgtgacctgagctgaaatcaagagtcagacgcttaatggattgagcctcccaggtaccccTTGTGGGCTTTCTTTTCATAAAGACAAACCCTAAACTTTGTCCTAAGTAACGGGTAATCTTAAAGAGACAGCATTACCCACAGGAGAAAATCTAAGTTAGGTAATCTAAATCTAAATCCCCAGGCCCAAAAACTTCTCCTCAAAGGTGGTGTGGCAATTTCTGCCAACATTTACCTAAACTAGCTACCCCCTCACTCAACCAATATCTAAGAGCAGCTAATTGTGCCAGAcgcacttaccttttttttttttaattttatgtttatttttgagagagagacagtgtgagctggggaagggcagagagggagatacagaataccaagcagactccaggctctgagcttcagcacagagcccaatgtggggctcaaacccatgaaccatgagatcatgacctgagctgaagttggacgcttcactcactgagccacccaggcacccctggagacaCACTATTCTAAGCCCTGGGGACACAACGgtgaaaacaaaaatccttgtccttgtggatttattttgattattgccCTTCAATAAATAACATATAGCCTGTCAGCTGGAGGTCAGTGtcaaggggaaaaataaaggagggaagCTGTTAAGGAATGCAGGGGGCTGAATGTCATCTGTGTTTGAATCCCTGGAAGctatgaatgtgaccttacttggggAGTCTTTCCAAATGTACTTAAGGATCTTGATGCTTATTCATGTGGGCCCTAAGtccaatgacaagtgtctttATAAAAGATACAGAGATACCCGCATACCCGTAGGAAGGCtgctataaaacaaaataaatgttggtgaggatgtgaagaaatcagaGCCCCTGTGAGCTCTGTGTGGCTTTGTgaatggtacaaccactatggaaaataatatgcaggtacctcaagaaattaaaaccagaactgCCCAATGACCCAACAATCCCCCTGCTGGGTAGATCTCT
It includes:
- the TMED4 gene encoding transmembrane emp24 domain-containing protein 4 → MRGGPRAFVGRCLGGWRRAMGRPALLLLALCAAGARGLYFHIGETEKRCFIEEIPDETMVIGNYRTQMWDKQKEVFLPSTPGLGMHVEVKDPEGKLVLSRQYGSEGRFTFTSHTPGDHQICLHSNSTRMSLFAGGRLRVHLDIQGGEHANNYPEIAAKDKLTELQLRARQLLDQVEQIQKEQDYQRYREERFRLTSESTNQRVLWWSIAQTVILILTGIWQMRHLKSFFEAKKLV